A stretch of the Agromyces larvae genome encodes the following:
- a CDS encoding ribokinase → MSAAGRVVVVGSLNVDSTAYVRSFPAPGETITAHGLRVALGGKGTNQAVAAHRFGADVELLARVGDDANARLARDTLAGFGLATDGLGIEPDAPTGVALITVADSGENTVIVASGANERMSPAVVAGARERVADAGAVLTQGELPVATIERIAEVAREAGTRFVLNLAPPVEVSPDTLAAADPLVVNEHEARAVGIEPGDAIDGWLAAASAAVERGLAQSVVVTLGAAGAVAAERSDADGRVTAWTQPAPEVTPVDTTGAGDGFTGTLAAALAAGHPLVDAVRLATAAGALAVQQRGTVDSYADRDAVVAAADALEGAA, encoded by the coding sequence ATGAGTGCAGCCGGCCGCGTGGTCGTGGTCGGGTCGCTGAACGTCGACTCGACCGCGTACGTGCGGTCGTTCCCCGCGCCCGGCGAGACGATCACCGCGCACGGCCTGCGCGTCGCGCTCGGCGGCAAGGGCACCAACCAGGCGGTCGCGGCGCACCGGTTCGGCGCCGACGTGGAGTTGCTCGCGCGCGTCGGCGACGACGCCAATGCGCGGCTCGCGCGGGACACGCTCGCGGGCTTCGGCCTGGCGACCGACGGGCTCGGCATCGAACCGGATGCTCCGACCGGCGTCGCGCTCATCACCGTCGCCGACTCGGGCGAGAACACCGTGATCGTCGCGAGCGGTGCGAACGAGCGGATGTCTCCCGCCGTCGTCGCCGGCGCGCGCGAGCGGGTCGCCGACGCGGGCGCGGTGCTGACCCAGGGCGAGCTTCCGGTCGCGACGATCGAGCGGATCGCCGAGGTCGCCCGTGAGGCCGGCACCCGGTTCGTGCTCAACCTGGCCCCGCCCGTCGAGGTGTCGCCCGACACGCTCGCGGCCGCCGATCCGCTCGTGGTCAACGAGCACGAGGCGCGTGCGGTCGGCATCGAGCCGGGCGATGCGATCGACGGATGGCTCGCCGCCGCGTCGGCCGCGGTCGAACGCGGGCTCGCGCAATCGGTAGTGGTCACGCTGGGGGCGGCGGGTGCGGTCGCAGCCGAACGCTCCGACGCCGATGGGCGCGTGACCGCGTGGACGCAGCCGGCGCCCGAGGTCACCCCGGTCGACACCACCGGCGCGGGCGACGGCTTCACCGGCACGCTGGCCGCGGCGCTGGCCGCGGGGCATCCGCTCGTCGATGCCGTGCGCCTCGCGACCGCAGCCGGAGCGCTCGCCGTGCAGCAGCGCGGCACGGTCGACTCCTACGCCGACCGCGACGCGGTGGTCGCCGCCGCGGACGCCCTCGAGGGTGCCGCGTGA
- the pyrE gene encoding orotate phosphoribosyltransferase produces MTFAEPSPDAADVRRRLIDHISADAVFHGDFTLTSGKKATYYVDLRKVSLDHRVAPLIGQVMIDLIAEVPDVAAVGGMTMGADPIAAAVLHQGAARGLAYDAFVVRKEPKDHGRGKQVEGPDLEGKRVIVLEDTSTTGGSPLKAIEALRKVGAEVVAVAVVVDRDTGAREVIEAAGVPYLYAIGLADLGLA; encoded by the coding sequence GTGACTTTCGCAGAGCCCTCGCCCGATGCCGCCGACGTGCGCCGCCGGCTCATCGACCACATCTCCGCCGACGCCGTCTTCCACGGAGACTTCACGCTGACCAGCGGCAAGAAGGCGACCTACTACGTCGACCTGCGCAAGGTGAGTCTCGACCACCGGGTCGCGCCGCTCATCGGGCAGGTCATGATCGACCTCATCGCCGAGGTTCCCGATGTCGCCGCGGTCGGCGGCATGACGATGGGCGCCGACCCGATCGCGGCCGCGGTTCTGCACCAGGGTGCCGCCCGGGGCCTCGCGTACGACGCCTTCGTCGTACGCAAGGAGCCGAAAGACCACGGTCGAGGCAAGCAGGTCGAGGGGCCCGACCTCGAGGGCAAGCGCGTCATCGTGCTCGAGGACACCTCGACCACGGGCGGCTCGCCGTTGAAGGCGATCGAGGCGCTGCGCAAGGTCGGCGCCGAGGTCGTCGCCGTCGCCGTCGTCGTCGATCGCGACACCGGCGCACGCGAGGTGATCGAGGCGGCGGGCGTTCCCTATCTGTACGCGATCGGCCTGGCCGACCTGGGGTTGGCCTGA